The following nucleotide sequence is from Ferruginibacter lapsinanis.
TGCATCACTAAAGTTGATCTATCAAATTTAGTGATTCTTGAAAAATTATCCATCCCTTTGCGTTCTTTCTCCATTTACCGGGGCTGTTTGCCGATGCATCTTTGCACTGTCAATATCGACAAACAAAATAAAACATACACGATGAAAAATTTCACAGTCCCAACAAGAGAACAAGTTGCTCCCGCCAACCAAACCATTTTCGACAACCTGCATAAAGCACTGGGCTTTGTACCAAACCTGTATGCAACGATCGGGTATTCAGATAACGGCTTAGGCAGATACCTTGCATATCAGAATGCAAAATCATCCTTAAGCAATAAAGAAAAAGAAGCAGTCAACCTGATAGTGAGCGAAGTAAATAATTGTTTGTATTGCAAAAGTGCACATACCCTTATTGGCAAGATGAATGGCTTTACAGATGAACAATTGCTTGATATCCGCAGGGGCAAAGCAACAGATGCTAAACTGAATGCATTGGTAAAATTAGCAGCAGGTATTACAAAAAACCGTGGCAGAGCAGATGCAGAACTGGTAGATGATTTCTACGCACAAGGCTACACCAACGAAAACCTGGTAGACCTGATATTGCAGGTAAGTGATAAAACCGCTATGAACTATTTGCACAACCTTACGCAGATACCGGTTGATTTTCCTTTAGCTCCGGTTGTAGAAGCTGAAGCAGTACTCAACTAGTACAGCAATATTCATTAAGCCGGGAAATGCTTCCCGGCTTAATTTTTACAGGGGAAAATTATCCATCCCTTTGCGTTAATCCTCCATTTGCAAACAAAAACTTTAGTTGCACCTTTACACTATAAAAAATCACCACATGGAACAACGTCACCCACTACCACCTTTTACGATGGAAACAGCTTTACAAAAAGTACAAATGGCAGAAGATGCCTGGAACAGTAAAGATCCTGAGAGAGTTTGCCTGGCTTATACCATCGATACAGAATGGAGAAACAGAACAGAATTCATCAATGGCAGAGAGGCAGTAAAAGAATTCTTAAAAGGTAAATGGGAAAAAGAACTTGACTATACCCTTAAAAAAGAATTATGGGGATTTAGAGAGAACCGGATGGCAGTAAGGTTCGTATATGAATATCATAACGCCGAAGGACAATGGTTTCGTGCCTATGGCAATGAAAATTGGGAATTTGACGAAAATGGTTTGATGTGTAAAAGATATGCAAGCATTAATGATCTGCCGATAAAAGAAAGTGAAAGACAATTGAAATAATACAATCATTTTTATGAAAGAAGATAATATAAAAACTAAAGGAGCTGCTGTAGTTATTCCCGACGAATGCGGAGATAGCCTATGGGATGAGGTATTGCAACAGGAAGTGAAAGCGTGTAAAGCAAATGCCATATCGGACAATGCTGTTTCTTTATTGATCAATATTGAAAAAACAAACCAACAATAACATGGCTAAGAATTTTGCATCAATAGCATTTACCAATGCGGTAAAAGCCGTACAGGAAAAATTCGGCAGCAGGGTAAGTTATGCAAGAGTGGAAAGA
It contains:
- a CDS encoding carboxymuconolactone decarboxylase family protein — translated: MKNFTVPTREQVAPANQTIFDNLHKALGFVPNLYATIGYSDNGLGRYLAYQNAKSSLSNKEKEAVNLIVSEVNNCLYCKSAHTLIGKMNGFTDEQLLDIRRGKATDAKLNALVKLAAGITKNRGRADAELVDDFYAQGYTNENLVDLILQVSDKTAMNYLHNLTQIPVDFPLAPVVEAEAVLN
- a CDS encoding nuclear transport factor 2 family protein, translating into MEQRHPLPPFTMETALQKVQMAEDAWNSKDPERVCLAYTIDTEWRNRTEFINGREAVKEFLKGKWEKELDYTLKKELWGFRENRMAVRFVYEYHNAEGQWFRAYGNENWEFDENGLMCKRYASINDLPIKESERQLK